The following are encoded in a window of Flavobacterium cupriresistens genomic DNA:
- a CDS encoding AraC family transcriptional regulator, translating to MTPKVLLLVNFSEEYGRGLLNGIAKYSRLFGPLNFCRIPIVSGNKKDLKNAIAWARTWGANGIIAQIENEQVFEKLLSLNIPIIAQDTNERFAGIPNITGLYKETGHMAASYFIEKGFKNFAFYGFDNIVWSRERCEGFCEKVKEVNCNVHIYQHQKEETPPLWSYKESQLADWLKALPKPIAIMTCDDNQGQHVTEACKAIGINVPEQVSVLGVDNDLSICNLSDPPLSSISLNTEKAGFETAQLLSKMMQNKEGIYNDIQVEHLQIITRRSTDFLAVNDKEISKALHFIYYNYKERIAVDDVVKATALSRRVLEKRFQLVLKRSILDEINTLRIKQVKQLLIETDLSVTEISDVCGYTDIKNLSRYFSRHEGVNPLEFRKLKQLK from the coding sequence ATGACACCCAAAGTATTATTGTTAGTTAACTTTTCTGAAGAATATGGCCGAGGGCTTTTAAACGGAATTGCGAAATATTCCAGACTATTTGGCCCGCTTAACTTTTGCCGGATTCCAATTGTAAGCGGAAATAAAAAGGATTTAAAAAATGCCATTGCATGGGCCAGAACCTGGGGTGCTAATGGCATTATAGCGCAAATTGAAAATGAACAGGTATTTGAAAAATTGCTTTCGTTAAACATTCCGATCATTGCACAGGATACTAACGAACGTTTTGCCGGCATTCCAAACATTACCGGACTTTATAAAGAAACGGGACACATGGCCGCTTCTTATTTTATCGAAAAAGGCTTTAAAAATTTTGCTTTTTATGGCTTTGATAATATTGTCTGGTCGCGTGAACGATGTGAAGGGTTTTGCGAAAAAGTGAAAGAAGTCAATTGTAACGTTCACATCTACCAACATCAAAAAGAAGAAACTCCGCCACTATGGAGCTACAAAGAATCACAACTTGCCGATTGGCTTAAAGCTTTACCAAAACCAATCGCCATCATGACCTGCGACGATAATCAGGGGCAACATGTTACCGAAGCCTGTAAAGCCATTGGTATCAACGTTCCCGAACAAGTCTCTGTGCTTGGAGTCGACAATGATCTGAGTATTTGCAATCTGTCTGATCCTCCCTTATCGAGTATTTCTTTAAATACTGAAAAAGCCGGTTTCGAAACGGCACAGCTTCTTAGTAAAATGATGCAAAATAAAGAAGGGATTTACAACGATATTCAGGTAGAACATTTACAAATAATTACCCGTAGATCAACCGATTTTCTGGCGGTAAACGATAAAGAAATAAGCAAAGCGCTTCATTTTATCTATTACAATTATAAAGAAAGAATTGCCGTAGATGATGTTGTGAAGGCCACCGCATTGTCGAGAAGAGTTTTAGAAAAAAGATTCCAATTGGTTTTAAAGCGAAGTATACTCGACGAAATCAATACTCTAAGAATCAAACAGGTCAAACAACTTTTGATCGAAACAGATCTGTCTGTCACAGAGATTTCAGATGTTTGTGGTTACACGGATATTAAAAATCTTTCGAGATATTTTAGCCGACACGAAGGAGTTAATCCTTTAGAATTTCGAAAATTGAAGCAATTGAAATAA